A single genomic interval of Symphalangus syndactylus isolate Jambi chromosome 18, NHGRI_mSymSyn1-v2.1_pri, whole genome shotgun sequence harbors:
- the CCDC116 gene encoding LOW QUALITY PROTEIN: coiled-coil domain-containing protein 116 (The sequence of the model RefSeq protein was modified relative to this genomic sequence to represent the inferred CDS: inserted 1 base in 1 codon), with translation MGAMEQRKGWMHEGGGVRGARDPQTPGPQMRGPIGDPQVVSPPHAERNAQLKREVGSSPGHLPGDHMARCRHHSGYMADDEASHSMCSARVQLPKKPLVPEMGPACRPGHVRHPPSTCGSSALQGQRRNKRHTQPFGHFLDFLTENQVLDSLEAVVEKATERMAAMKTEAGVPLVEVQDPVEVPSGRRRAHARPSLSTVHRHRVRPTLCTGHPNNYPSSSSSMSNSHSSLMAGWLGSHSRDSDLGAQGLGSLPPVRDKLLLEKNLKRLLQLEKKGKGLSQSCSQRDSLLWDSLGSQTSFQWTQEQPLSWFSGLLGSSSGVPEASEPRPGEQEPVFCKREFNKEIKSLLSQLESLDLPGYCPLREPHRTLNFLADHRLFPALQNVVSQAVDKLRGARCHDGRPLFPTSLKPTSELQVDRNLPPLGSEPAKPTNGGQPHASPSSTVSSPKTFQRKFKDRGGSPSMSSAQVATRFKLKNPRSSSRFTKKKPLPSISSKSSMSHFSNRLYEELTDFLTQQAASLVICKYEFEKDLNKQLGFFSFPVTHVLRDLSLGLKKVKGSRIHLSSETHRSCLLRKLEEAKTARQASRLSTSHHSTETPSVQQEPATHTAQDQATEPCCSLYTNLPASWQLSPLDPKLSVSARTGIGSSPPKFKDMDNEGRDKAEIEDEXEDEFKDEDQDEDKDEDGIQSLPEPGEEASVSHSMDVGHSDPP, from the exons ATGGGGGCCATGGAGCAGAGGAAGGGCTGGATGCATGAAGGAGGCGGGGTGCGGGGAGCGAGGGACCCGCAGACTCCAGGGCCACAGATGCGTGGACCTATTGGAGACCCTCAGGTTGTCTCCCCACCCCACGCAGAGAGGAATGCACAGCTGAAGAGAGAGGTGGGCAGCAGTCCCGGTCACCTGCCAGGTGACCACATGGCCAGGTGCCGCCACCACTCGGGTTACATGGCCGACGACGAGGCCAGCCACTCCATGTGCAGTGCACGG GTGCAGCTGCCCAAGAAGCCACTGGTCCCAGAAATGGGGCCAGCCTGCAGGCCGGGCCATGTGCGACACCCACCATCCACATGTGGCAGCTCAGCACTCCAGGGCCAACGCCGAAACAAGAGGCACACTCAGCCCTTTGGCCACTTTCTGGATTTCTTAACTGAGAACCAGGTCCTGGACAGCCTGGAGGCAGTGGTGGAGAAGGCGACTGAGCGCATGGCTGCCATGAAGACGGAGGCTGGGGTGCCACTTGTGGAGGTGCAGGACCCAGTGGAGGTGCCAAGTGGTAGACGGCGGGCACATGCCCGGCCCAGCCTCAGCACCGTACACCGGCACCGTGTACGGCCGACCCTCTGCACTGGACACCCCAACAACTACCCATCCAGCTCCAGCTCCATGTCCAACAGCCATAGCAGCCTCATGGCCGGCTGGCTGGGCTCCCACAGCCGGGACAGTGACCTAGGTGCCCAAGGCTTAGGCTCATTGCCACCTGTGAGGGACAAACTCCTGCTGGAGAAGAACCTCAAGCGGCTGCTACAGCTGGAGAAGAAAGGG aaaggccTCAGTCAGTCCTGCTCCCAGAGGGACTCCCTGCTGTGGGATTCGCTGGGTAGCCAGACCAGCTTTCAGTGGACCCAGGAGCAGCCCTTGTCCTGGTTCTCAGGGCTGCTGGGCTCAAGCTCTGGCGTGCCTGAAGCATCAGAGCCGAGGCCTGGAGAACAGGAGCCAGTCTTCTGCAAGCGAGAGTTCAATAAGGAGATCAAGTCGTTGCTGAGCCAGCTGGAGTCCCTCGACCTGCCTGGCTACTGTCCGCTCCGTGAGCCCCATCGCACTCTGAACTTCCTGGCTGACCACCGCCTCTTCCCCGCCCTGCAAAACGTGGTCAGCCAGGCTGTGGATAAGCTCCGTGGCGCCCGCTGCCACGACGGCCGTCCTCTGTTCCCCACCAGCTTGAAGCCCACCTCAGAGCTGCAGGTTGACCGCAATCTGCCACCTCTGGGCTCTGAGCCGGCTAAACCCACCAATGGCGGGCAGCCCCACGCTTCCCCCAGCTCCACAGTCTCCAGCCCCAAGACGTTTCAGAGAAAATTCAAGGACAGAGGAGGCTCCCCCTCCATGTCTAGTGCCCAGGTGGCCACCAGATTCAAGCTCAAG AACCCCCGCAGCAGCAGCAGATTCACGAAGAAgaagccactgccctccatctCATCGAAGTCCAGCATGTCTCACTTCTCCAACCGCCTTTATGAGGAGCTCACCGACTTCCTGACCCAGCAGGCAGcctccttggtcatctgcaagtACGAGTTCGAAAAGGACCTCAATAAGCAGCTGGGCTTCTTCTCCTTCCCCGTCACCCACGTGCTCAGGGACCTTTCCCTGGGCTTAAAGAAGGTGAAAGGCTCCCGCATCCACCTGTCCTCAGAGACCCACCGGAGCTGCCTGCTGCGTAAACTGGAGGAGGCCAAAACGGCCCGGCAGGCCTCCCGGCTCAGCACCTCCCACCACAGCACAGAGACACCCTCTGTGCAGCAGGAACCGGCCACCCACACTGCCCAGGACCAGGCCACAGAGCCCTGCTGCTCCCTGTACACCAACTTGCCAGCCAGCTGGCAGCTCAGCCCTTTGGATCCGAAGCTCTCAGTGTCTGCCCGCACCGGCATAGGCTCCAGTCCCCCCAAGTTCAAGGACATGGACAATGAGGGCCGTGATAAAGCTGAgattgaagatg atgaggATGAGTTCAAGGATGAGGACCAGGATGAGGACAAGGATGAGGATGGAATCCAGAGCCTCCCAGAGCCTGGAGAGGAGGCCTCGGTCAGCCACTCCATGGATGTGGGCCACAGTGACCCACCATGA
- the SDF2L1 gene encoding stromal cell-derived factor 2-like protein 1, translated as MWSAGRGGAARPVLLGLLLALLVPGGGAAKSGAGLVTCGSVLKLLNTHHRVRLHSHDIKYGSGSGQQSVTGVEASDDANSYWRIRGGSEGGCPRGSPVRCGQAVRLTHVLTGKNLHTHHFPSPLSNNQEVSAFGEDGEGDDLDLWTVRCSGQHWEREAAVRFQHVGTSVFLSVTGEQYGSPIRGQHEVHGMPSANTHNTWKAMEGIFIKPSVEPSAGHDEL; from the exons ATGTGGAGCGCGGGCCGCGGCGGGGCCGCCCGGCCGGTGCTCTTGGGGCTGCTGCTGGCGCTGTTAGTGCCGGGCGGTGGTGCCGCCAAGAGCGGTGCGGGGCTCGTGACCTGCGGGTCGGTGCTGAAGCTGCTCAATACGCACCACCGCGTGCGGCTGCACTCGCACGACATCAAATACGGATCCG GCAGCGGCCAGCAATCGGTGACCGGCGTAGAGGCGTCGGACGACGCCAATAGCTACTGGCGGATCCGCGGCGGCTCGGAGGGCGGGTGCCCGCGCGGGTCCCCGGTGCGCTGCGGGCAGGCGGTGCGGCTCACGCATGTGCTTACGGGCAAGAACCTGCACACGCACCACTTCCCGTCGCCACTGTCCAACAACCAG GAGGTGAGTGCCTTTGGGGAAGACGGCGAGGGTGACGACCTGGACCTATGGACAGTGCGCTGCTCTGGACAACACTGGGAGCGTGAGGCTGCTGTGCGCTTCCAGCACGTGGGCACCTCTGTGTTCCTGTCAGTCACGGGTGAGCAGTATGGAAGCCCCATCCGTGGGCAGCATGAGGTCCACGGCATGCCCAGTGCCAACACGCACAATACCTGGAAGGCCATGGAAGGCATCTTCATCAAGCCTAGTGTGGAGCCCTCTGCAGGTCACGACGAACTCTGA